From the genome of Longispora fulva:
CAGTCCGCCTCGACTGGGGTGGGGGAGTAAACCGACGGGGGCAGCAGTTGGCGCAGGGTCTGCACGGCCCACCGGAGCCCGGCCACGGTGTCGGCGGTGGCCAGCACCCCGTCGGGGGAGACCGTGAGGGTGTAGCCCTCCGGGCCGGGCCCGCCGCCGGACGACCCGCTGTCCGACGACCCGCCGTCGGACGACAGGAGCAGCGCGATCATGCCGGGGCCGGCGGGGGCGTCCGGCAGGGCGAGGCCGGTGGCCGGGCCGAGCAGTCCGCGGAGCAGATCCGCGACCTCGGGCGCGTCGGGCGCGTGCACGCCGGTGTCGGCCGTGAGCGTGAACCGCCCCGGGCGGGGCTCGTGCGACGTCGGTCGGGGGATCAGCATGCCGGCTCCTTATTGCAAGGTTCCTTCAATATTGCGTGAGGGTACCCCGCCGACGGCTACAGGCCCAGCTTCGCCGACCGGATGGCCTGCACGGACTCCTCCGGGCCGTCATACGTCACCTGCGCGACCTGCTGCCGGCCGAAGCAGAACAGCGCCAGCTCGCTCGGCGGCCCGGTGACCGTCACCGTGGGCGAGGTCCCGGCGGTCCGCTCGCCGACCCCCGGCGCCACGAGCCGCACCGACTCGTTACCCAGGAGGAGGCCGAGGGCGCGCAGCCGGCCCCAGACCGCGTGCTCGAAGCCCTCGGTGAGGTCGCGGGCTTCGAAGCCCTTCGCGGCACGCCGGACGTCCTCGTGGTGCACGAAGAACTCGACGAGGTTGATGGTCTCGTCCACCGGGGCGATCCACCACGGCCGCTGGCGGACCAGGTCCACGATCTCGGCGTAGCTCCTCCGCTCGCGCAGGGACGCCGCGACCTTGTCCGTCCAGCCGGCGAACGCCGGCACCCACACCCCGAGCCCGGCGTCCGGCCGGCGCTCCCGGATCACCAGGTGCACCGCGAGGTCCAGCGTCCGCCAGCCGCCACACAGCGTGGCGGCGTCGGGGCCGACCTCCAGCAGCAGGTCAGCGAGGAGTTGCCGTTCGCGGAGCGCGTACGAGGTCATTCGGGAATCCTAACGGCGTAACGGACAGTGATCTAGATCGCATTCGAGATGCGTTCGTCACGTTCAACGGCTAGAACTTGTAAGGACCAAGAACGGAAGTTGAGCTGACATGGACAATGGTGTTCTGGGCCGCGGAATGTGGGTGCTCGGCCAGGCCATCCGTGACGAACCAGGTCGGTTCGCGATCGCGGTGGCCGGTAGTTGTGTGTTCGGACTGACGACGGTGGCCAGCGCGTACGTGGTGGGCCGGGTGGTCGGCGACATCGTCGTCCCCGCGTTCGACTCGGGGCACACGACCACTGGTTCCCTCGCCCTGGGAGCCGGGGCGATCCTCGCCGTCTCCCTGGTCAAGGTGCTCGGCATCCTGGGCCGGCGGCTGGGGGCCGGGGCGATGCAGTTTCACCTCCAGGCCCGGTACCGGCGCAAGGTCACCAGCCGCTATCTGCAGCTGCCGCTGGCCTGGCACTCCAAGCACCCCACCGGCACCCTGCTGTCCAACGCGAACGCAGACGTGGACGCCGCCTGGTCGCCGATCGCGCCGTTCCCGATGGCCGTGGGCACCCTGGTGATGCTGGTCGGCGCCGTCGCGTCGCTGTTCGCCGTGGACTGGGTCCTCGCGCTGGTCAGCCTCGTGGTCTTCCCGGCGGTGTTCAGCCTCAACGTCATCTACTCCCGGAGGATGTCCCCGAACATCACCCGTGCCCAGCAGCTGCGGTCCGAGGTCAGCGAGATCGCGCACGAGAGCTTCGACGGGGCCCTGGTCGTCAAGACGATGGGCCGCGAGGAGGCCGAGACCCTGCGGTTCGAGCAGCGGGCCAACGAGCTGCGCGACGCCATGGTGAGGGTCGGCCGGATCCGGGGCGCGTTCGACCCGGCGATGGACGCCCTGCCCCAGCTCGGCACTCTCGCGGTGCTGGTCGTGGGCGCGTGGCGGCTGTCGGCCGGCGCGGTCACGGTCGCCGACGTGGTGGCCGTGGCGTTCCTGTTCACGATCCTGGCGTTCCCGGTCCGGGCGATCGGCTGGGTGCTCGGCGAGCTGCCCCGCAGCGTCGCCGGCTGGGACAGGTTGCAGAACGTGATCACGGCGTCCGGGGACATGGAGTACGGCACGACCCCGCTGCGGGACGCCGGTCCCGCCGTCCTGGAGTTCGCCGGCGTGGACTTCTCCTACGACGACACCCAGGTTCTCGCCGACGTGTCCTTCACGGTCCCGGCCGGCCGGACCGTGGCCCTGGTCGGCCCGACCGGGGCCGGCAAGTCGACCATCGCCTCCCTGGCCGCCCGGCTGGTCGACCCGAACGCCGGCCGGATCAGCATCGACGGCGTGGACGCCCGCCAGCTCAGCGGCGCGGCCCTCGCCGCGACCGTCGGCCTGGTCCCGCAGCTGCCGTTCGTGTTCGACGACTCGGTCCGGGGCAACATCACGCTCGGCCGCGAGGGGCTCGACGACGACGCCGTCTGGGCGGCGCTCGACCTGGCCCAGGCGTCCGGCTTCGTCCGCAAGCTCGACGAGGGCCTCGACACCCGGGTCGGGGAGCGCGGCACGAGCCTGTCCGGCGGCCAGCGCCAGCGGCTCACCCTGTCCCGGGCCCTGGCCGGCGGCCCCCGGCTGCTGGTCCTGGACGACGCGACCAGCGCCGTCGACCCCCGGGTCGAGGCCGCCGTGCTCGCCGGGGTGCGCGGTTCGTCGGCGAGCGTGCTGGTCGTGGCGTACCGCAGGGCCACCATCGCCCTCGCCGACCAGGTGGTCTACGTCGAGCAGGGCCGGGTGGTGGCGACCGGTACGCATGAGGAACTGCTCGCGGAGGTGCCCGGCTACATCGACCTGGTGACGGCCTACGAGCAGCAAGAAGCAGAGAAAGAGCTGGAGGACGCGTGACGGCCGCCGTTATCGAGGAGTCGACCTACGGCACCATGCGCCGGGGCCTGTCCCTGTCGCCAGAGCTGCGCACCGGCCTGGTCGGCACCCTGTGCCTCGCCGTCGTCGCGACCGCCGGCAAGATCGCGGTCCCGGTGGCCGTGCAGCAGGGCATCGACAAGGGGCTGCGCACCGCGTCCGGCGTGCCGGACATGCACGCCATCGCCACCATCGTCACCCTGACGATCGCGATGCTGACCGTGACCGTGACGTGCGGTTACTTCATGAACGTCCGGCTGTTCACGGTCAGCGAGCGGGCCCTGGCGGGGCTGCGGGTGCGCACCTTCCGGCACATCCACGACCTGTCGACCCTGCACCAGCAGACCGAGCGGCGCGGCTCGCTCGTGTCCCGGGTGACCAGCGACATCGACACGATCAGCCAGTTCCTCCAGTTCGGCGGGATGCTGCTGATCATCAGCTTCGGCCAGCTGCTCGTCGCCACCGTGATCATGTCGGTGTACTCCTGGCAGCTCACCCTCGTCGTCTGGGCGGCGTTCGGCCCGCTGGCCTTCGTGATCCGGCACTTCCAGAAGCGGCTGGCGACGGCGTACGGCGTGGCCCGGGTCAAGGTCGGCACCCTGCTCGGCGTGGTGGCCGAGAGCGTGGTCGGCGCGAGCGTCATCCGCGCGTACGGGGTGCACGAGCGCACCGCCGGCCGGCTCGACACGGCGGTGGAGGAGTACCGGGTCGCCCAGTACCGGGGACTGCGCACGTCGGTCGGGATCTTCTCCCTGGGAGAGCTGGCCGCCGGCCTGGTCAACGCCGGCGTGGTCCTGCTCGGCGTGTGGCTCGGCCTCGGCGGCGACCTCAGCGTCGGCGAGCTGACAGCGTTCATGTTCCTCGTGGCGCTGTTCGTGCAGCCGGTGCAGATGGCCACCGAGATCCTCAACGATGCCCAGAACGCGATCGCCGGCTGGCGCCGGGTCCTCGACGTCCTCGACGTCGCGCCCGACGTGGCCGACCCGGTGCCGGGCCGGGCGCTGCCGGCGGGCCCGCTGGGCGTCCAGTTCGACGGGGTCCGGTTCAACTACCCGGGCGGTCCCGACGTGCTGTCCGATGTGGACGTCGTGATCCCGGCCCAGATGAAGATCGCCGTGGTCGGCGAGACCGGCTCCGGCAAGACCACCTTCGCGAAGCTGCTCACCCGGCTGATGGACCCGACGGCCGGCACCGTCCAGCTCGGCGGCGAGCCGCTCGACGAGGTCAGCTTCGTGTCCCTGCGCAGCCGGGTGGTCATGGTGCCGCAGGACGGCTTCCTGTTCGACGCCACGGTGGCCGAGAACGTCCGGTTCGCCCGCCCCGACCTGACCGACGCCGAGCTCCTGGCGGCGTTCGAGGGCCTGGGGCTCGCCGACTGGGTCGCCGGCCTGCCCCAGGGCCTGGCCACCCCGGTCGGGGAGCGCGGCGAGGCGCTCAGCGTCGGCGAACGCCAGCTCGTGGCCCTGGCCCGCGCCTACGTCGCCGACCCCGACCTGCTGGTCCTCGACGAGGCGACCAGCGCCGTGGACCCGGCCACCGAGGTCCGCCTCGCCCGCACCCTCGACGCGGTCACCCGGGGCCGGACCACGGTCGCGATCGCGCACCGGCTGTCCACGGCCCAGGCCGCCGACGAGGTGATCGTCTTCGACGCCGGCCGGATCGTCCAACGCGGCCCGCACGCCACGTTGGTCGCGGAAACGGATTCCGTCTACGCCAAGCTCTATGCCTCCTGGCTGGAACAGACCCGCTAGGTGGTGCCGGCCCGCTGAGGGCGACGATGCGTGCGTTGTCAGGAACCCGGCATACAACACCGGTATGCCGGAACCTTCGCGGTCGTGCCGGAGGCGCGCCAGACAGCAGAGCGCCTCCCCGCCCTCAGCGGGCCACCGGCCTTAGCACAAAAGCAAAGATCAACCACCACTTTCGGTTACGCCGCGTCCCCGACCCGGCAGCCGACGCTCGTCCGCCTCCCTCGGCACCGGTGTCAGCCGGGCGCACTCGGGAGGGGGCGCGACGAGCACCCCTCCGCCGTCGCGGATATGTTGGCGACGGCGATAGGGGAGTGACATGGCCTGGTGGAGCAAGGCGCCTGTCCGGGTGGCCGGCATGCTCGGCCTGGTCGGGGCCGGCGTCGCCGCCGGTGCCGCCCTGGTCGGCCCGTGGTGGGGCTGGGCCGGGGCCGTGGCGGGCTACGCCCTCGCGCACACCGTCGGCTGGGCCCTCGACCGGGCCCGGGGCCGGCCGCGCCGCCCGGGGCCGCCGCCGGCCCAGGCCCAGCGGTACCAGCTGCGGACCACCACCCTGTCCGGTTCGATCGTCGCCGGGCTCGGGTTCGGGCTGCTCGGCATGTTGGTGCTGACCGCCACCCTCGGCCTGATCGGCAACGCCGTCGCCCGCCGGTTCGCGGTCGGCGCGCCGTTCCTGTACCTGACCGTCCTGCTCGTCGGCGTCGTCGGCGGCGTGTTCTGGCTGCGCCGGACCGTGCTGTCCGACGTCGAGGTCACCGTCGGCGGGGCCACCCTGCTCGTGCGCGCCCGGTCCCGCCGCCAGGACTGGCAGGAGCTCCGGCTGCCCGTGGACGCGGTCGTGCGGATCGACGCGTTCTCCGACCCGTTCGGGGCCGCCCGCTGGCTGCGGGTCGACGCGGGGGCGTACGGCCGGTTCGAGCTGCGGTCCTCCGGCGTGCTGGCCGGCAAACGGGCCCAGTCGGCGATCGGCCGGCTCACGGTCGATCTGCTCGACCGGCTGGGCGCGGAGCGGCGCACCCGGCCGTTCCTGGCCCGCTGGGGCACGTACCGCTACGACATCAGGAAGAATCACTCCTCGTGACCGAGACTCTGGCACCCGAGATCGCCGCCCGACTGAAACGCGACGCCGACGGTCTGGTGGCCGTCATCGCCCAGCAGCACGACACCGGCGAGGTGCTGATGCTCGCCTGGATGGACGACGAGGCGCTGCGCCGCACGCTGGCCACCGGCCGGGCGACGTACTGGTCGCGCAGCCGGGGGGAATACTGGGTCAAGGGCGACACGTCCGGTCATGTCCAGCGGGTGCTGTCCGTGCACCTCGACTGCGACGGCGACGCGCTGCTCCTGCGGGTGGACCAGACCGGTCCCGCCTGCCACACGGGCGCACCGAGCTGCTTCTTCACTCCCCTGGAGCTGGCATGACCACCGGCGAGATCCTCCCGGACGAGGCGACGTTCCACGCACTGGCCGCCGGCCGCCGGGTGGTGCCGGTGACCCGCCGGCTGCTGGCCGACGCGGAGACCCCTGTCGGGATGTACCGCAAGCTGGCCGGCGGGCCGGGGACTTTCCTCCTCGAGTCGGCGGAGGCCGGCGGCGTGTGGTCCCGGTACAGCTTCATCGGGGTCCGGTCGTGTGCCACCCTCACCGAGCGCGACGGGCGCGGCGTGTGGCTGGGCGACCCGCCCGCCGGGGTGCCGACCGGGGGCGACCCGCTGGAGATGCTGCGGGCCACGGCCGAGCTGCTGGCCTCGCCCCGGGTGGAGGGCCTGCCGAGCCTCACGGGCGGCCTGGTCGGCTACCTGGCGTACGACATCGTGCGCCGGATCGAGAAGCTGCCGGTGATCGCCGAGGACGACCTGCACCTGCCGGAGTTGGGCATGCTGCTGGCCACCGACCTGGCGGTCCTCGACCACCTGGACGGCTCGGTCCTGTTGATCTCCAATGCCATCCTCCCGGAGACGGGGGCCTCCGGGGGTCACTTCTACGCCGACGCCGTCCGCCGGCTCGACGAGATGGCGACCGCGCTCGCCCAGCCCACTCCGCCGATGGTCGCCACCATGACGAGGATGCCGGCCGAGCACGTCGTCGGACGTACCCCCGAGGGTGGTTACGGCAAGGCCGTCGAGGTGGCCAAGGAGGCGATCCGGGCCGGCGAGTGCTTCCAGATCGTGCCCTCGCAGCGGTTCGAGACCGACACCGACGCCGACCCGCTGGACATCTACCGGGTACTGCGGGCCACGAACCCGAGCCCGTACATGTACCTGCTGCGGTTCGACGACGTCGACATCGTCGGCTCCTCCCCGGAGGCGCACGTCAAGGTCACCGGCCGCCGGGCCCTGCTGCACCCGATCGCGGGCACCCGGCCGCGCGGCGCGACGCCGGAGGAGGACGCGGCGCTCGCCCACGAGCTGCTGGCCGACCCGAAGGAGCGCGCCGAGCACGTGATGCTCGTCGACCTGGGCCGCAACGACCTCGGCAGGGTCTGCGTGCCCGGCAGCGTGCACGTGCCGGAGTTCTTCCAGGTCGAGCGGTACAGCCACGTCATGCACATCGTCTCCACGGTCGTCGGCGAGTTGGAGCCGGACCGCACGGCCCTGGACGCGCTGACCGCGACCTTCCCGGCCGGCACGCTGTCGGGCGCGCCGAAGGTCCGCGCCATGGAGATCATCGAGGAGCTGGAGCCGACCCGCCGCGGCCTGTACGGCGGCACGGTCGGCTACGTCGACTTCGCCGGGGACCTGGACATGGCGATCGCGATCCGCACGGCGCTGATCCGCGACGGCCGGGCGTACGTGCAGGCCGGGGCCGGCGTGGTCGCCGACTCCGACCCGGCGACCGAGGACCTGGAGACCCGGAACAAGGCGGCGGCGGTGCTCTCGGCGATCGCCTCGGCGGGCACCCTGCGCCCGGCGCGCGCGACGCTCCCGGCCCACGCGAGGGCCGCCCCGCCGGCCGGCGCGCGGGTCGCCGACGGGTGGCAGGGGACAGGCTGATGGCGAAGCGGACCTCCGACCCGGCCGACTCCCGGCCCGGCCCCGAGGGCAGTCGGTTCTCCGGCGGGCGGGGTCTGGGCTCCGCCGTCGTGGCCGTTCTCGCCGCCGCCGGCCTGGCCCTCTGGCTCGGCACCCGCCCCTGGCTGATCGAGCTGGTCCACCGCCCGGACCCGCTGCCCGTCGAGCGGGTCGCGCACTCCGGGGCGCAGAACACGCCGTGGCTGACCGCCGCCGCCGTCGTGGCGATGGCCGGCGCGGGCGCCCTGCTGGCCACCAGGGGCCTCGGACGCCGCCTGGTGGGCGTGCTCCTGGTCCTGGCCGGTCTGGGCGTCCTGGCGGCCTCTGGGTACGGCCTGGCGGCCGAGGGCGCCGCCCGGCTCCTCCTGCCCGCCGGCAACGCCCTGTCCGGCCTGGTGCTGTGCGCCGCCGGCGTGGTGGCCGTCCGGTTCGGCGCGGGCTGGCCGACCATGGGCGCGCGCTACGAGCGCGGATCCGAGCAGAAAGACGACATGTGGTCGGCGCTGGATCGGGGGGAGGACCCCACCCGACCGGATGGGCACCACATAT
Proteins encoded in this window:
- a CDS encoding TIGR03085 family metal-binding protein, which codes for MTSYALRERQLLADLLLEVGPDAATLCGGWRTLDLAVHLVIRERRPDAGLGVWVPAFAGWTDKVAASLRERRSYAEIVDLVRQRPWWIAPVDETINLVEFFVHHEDVRRAAKGFEARDLTEGFEHAVWGRLRALGLLLGNESVRLVAPGVGERTAGTSPTVTVTGPPSELALFCFGRQQVAQVTYDGPEESVQAIRSAKLGL
- a CDS encoding ABC transporter ATP-binding protein, whose protein sequence is MDNGVLGRGMWVLGQAIRDEPGRFAIAVAGSCVFGLTTVASAYVVGRVVGDIVVPAFDSGHTTTGSLALGAGAILAVSLVKVLGILGRRLGAGAMQFHLQARYRRKVTSRYLQLPLAWHSKHPTGTLLSNANADVDAAWSPIAPFPMAVGTLVMLVGAVASLFAVDWVLALVSLVVFPAVFSLNVIYSRRMSPNITRAQQLRSEVSEIAHESFDGALVVKTMGREEAETLRFEQRANELRDAMVRVGRIRGAFDPAMDALPQLGTLAVLVVGAWRLSAGAVTVADVVAVAFLFTILAFPVRAIGWVLGELPRSVAGWDRLQNVITASGDMEYGTTPLRDAGPAVLEFAGVDFSYDDTQVLADVSFTVPAGRTVALVGPTGAGKSTIASLAARLVDPNAGRISIDGVDARQLSGAALAATVGLVPQLPFVFDDSVRGNITLGREGLDDDAVWAALDLAQASGFVRKLDEGLDTRVGERGTSLSGGQRQRLTLSRALAGGPRLLVLDDATSAVDPRVEAAVLAGVRGSSASVLVVAYRRATIALADQVVYVEQGRVVATGTHEELLAEVPGYIDLVTAYEQQEAEKELEDA
- a CDS encoding ABC transporter ATP-binding protein, with the translated sequence MRRGLSLSPELRTGLVGTLCLAVVATAGKIAVPVAVQQGIDKGLRTASGVPDMHAIATIVTLTIAMLTVTVTCGYFMNVRLFTVSERALAGLRVRTFRHIHDLSTLHQQTERRGSLVSRVTSDIDTISQFLQFGGMLLIISFGQLLVATVIMSVYSWQLTLVVWAAFGPLAFVIRHFQKRLATAYGVARVKVGTLLGVVAESVVGASVIRAYGVHERTAGRLDTAVEEYRVAQYRGLRTSVGIFSLGELAAGLVNAGVVLLGVWLGLGGDLSVGELTAFMFLVALFVQPVQMATEILNDAQNAIAGWRRVLDVLDVAPDVADPVPGRALPAGPLGVQFDGVRFNYPGGPDVLSDVDVVIPAQMKIAVVGETGSGKTTFAKLLTRLMDPTAGTVQLGGEPLDEVSFVSLRSRVVMVPQDGFLFDATVAENVRFARPDLTDAELLAAFEGLGLADWVAGLPQGLATPVGERGEALSVGERQLVALARAYVADPDLLVLDEATSAVDPATEVRLARTLDAVTRGRTTVAIAHRLSTAQAADEVIVFDAGRIVQRGPHATLVAETDSVYAKLYASWLEQTR
- the hisI gene encoding phosphoribosyl-AMP cyclohydrolase, whose protein sequence is MTETLAPEIAARLKRDADGLVAVIAQQHDTGEVLMLAWMDDEALRRTLATGRATYWSRSRGEYWVKGDTSGHVQRVLSVHLDCDGDALLLRVDQTGPACHTGAPSCFFTPLELA
- a CDS encoding Trp biosynthesis-associated membrane protein; this translates as MAKRTSDPADSRPGPEGSRFSGGRGLGSAVVAVLAAAGLALWLGTRPWLIELVHRPDPLPVERVAHSGAQNTPWLTAAAVVAMAGAGALLATRGLGRRLVGVLLVLAGLGVLAASGYGLAAEGAARLLLPAGNALSGLVLCAAGVVAVRFGAGWPTMGARYERGSEQKDDMWSALDRGEDPTRPDGHHIS